A DNA window from Parabacteroides johnsonii DSM 18315 contains the following coding sequences:
- a CDS encoding quaternary amine ABC transporter ATP-binding protein, translated as MTKIEIKDLSILFGPEKAKAKKMIKQGKCKQEILKETGCTVAVRNANLEIKEGEMFVIMGLSGSGKSTLVRCINRLNEPSMGEIWLSGRNITSLSDKDLLQIRRKEMAMVFQHFGLLPHRTVLSNIAFGLELQGIPKEEREKKAHESIAVVGLKGYENQRVDELSGGMQQRVGLARALANNPEVLLMDEAFSALDPLIREQMQDELLDLQEKMKRTIVFITHDLDEAIKLGDRIAIMKDGEVVQVGTPEEILTDPADDYVTRFTESVDRGRVVTASSIMLTQPIVVRIRKDGPEAIIRKMREKRLYALPVIGTDEQFLGEIRLKDVLRLRKEGTRDISSIVMKEVPSVLENMTVEDMLPLLPKVQQALPVVDENNRLKGVVSTSAIIIEMTGKDQKEIEEIIQNAIDL; from the coding sequence ATGACGAAAATAGAAATAAAAGACTTATCGATTCTTTTCGGACCTGAGAAGGCCAAAGCGAAAAAGATGATCAAGCAAGGTAAATGCAAACAGGAAATTTTAAAAGAAACAGGCTGTACCGTAGCTGTCCGTAATGCCAATCTGGAAATAAAGGAAGGAGAGATGTTCGTGATAATGGGGCTCTCCGGTAGTGGCAAGTCGACGTTGGTGCGTTGCATTAACCGGCTGAACGAACCCTCTATGGGGGAGATATGGTTAAGTGGCAGGAACATCACGTCTCTGTCGGATAAGGATCTGTTGCAAATACGTCGTAAGGAGATGGCGATGGTATTCCAGCATTTTGGTCTGTTGCCTCACCGGACAGTTTTGAGCAATATAGCTTTCGGGCTTGAATTGCAGGGTATACCTAAAGAAGAGCGCGAGAAGAAAGCACATGAAAGCATAGCTGTTGTAGGATTGAAGGGATATGAGAACCAGCGTGTGGACGAACTCTCTGGAGGTATGCAGCAGCGCGTCGGGCTGGCACGTGCTTTGGCGAATAACCCGGAAGTCCTGCTGATGGACGAGGCTTTTTCAGCCCTTGACCCGCTTATCCGCGAACAGATGCAGGACGAGTTGCTGGATTTGCAGGAGAAGATGAAACGTACCATTGTCTTTATCACACATGATCTGGACGAGGCCATCAAATTAGGCGACCGTATTGCCATTATGAAGGATGGCGAAGTCGTACAGGTCGGGACGCCCGAAGAGATATTGACTGATCCGGCCGACGACTATGTCACCCGTTTTACCGAGAGTGTGGATCGTGGGCGTGTTGTTACGGCCTCTTCCATCATGCTGACTCAACCGATCGTTGTCCGTATCCGCAAAGATGGTCCGGAGGCTATTATCCGCAAGATGAGGGAAAAACGTTTGTATGCGTTGCCCGTGATCGGAACGGACGAGCAGTTCCTTGGTGAAATACGGTTGAAAGATGTGCTGCGGCTGCGTAAGGAAGGGACGAGGGACATCAGTTCGATTGTTATGAAAGAGGTCCCTTCCGTATTGGAGAATATGACAGTCGAAGATATGTTGCCTCTCTTGCCGAAGGTCCAGCAGGCTTTGCCGGTGGTCGATGAGAATAACCGTTTGAAAGGTGTCGTATCGACTTCAGCCATCATTATCGAGATGACCGGAAAGGATCAGAAAGAAATAGAAGAAATCATTCAAAACGCAATAGATTTATGA
- a CDS encoding ABC transporter permease translates to MINIGKYIEMAINWLTENFAGLFDVINHIVGGFIDGFQGILMWVPFYLMIAGIAALAWWKAGKGTAVLTLLGLLLIWGMGFWVQTMQTVALVLSSTIIALLLGVPLGIWTGRNDKAAKVIRPVLDLMQTMPAFVYLIPAVLFFGLGPVPGAFATVIFAMPPVVRLTDLGIRQVPEDIVEATRSFGATSGQLLFKVQLPLALPTIMAGVNQTIMMALSMVVIAAMISAGGLGEIVLKGITQMKIGLGFEGGIAVVILAIVLDRITQGFVRRK, encoded by the coding sequence ATGATAAATATCGGAAAATATATAGAAATGGCCATTAATTGGCTGACAGAAAACTTTGCCGGCCTTTTTGATGTAATCAACCACATCGTAGGCGGCTTTATCGACGGCTTCCAGGGAATACTGATGTGGGTCCCGTTCTACCTGATGATTGCGGGAATAGCAGCTTTGGCTTGGTGGAAAGCCGGAAAGGGAACTGCTGTCCTGACCTTGCTCGGTTTACTTTTGATTTGGGGGATGGGATTCTGGGTACAGACCATGCAGACCGTGGCACTTGTCTTGTCGTCGACGATCATTGCCCTGCTGCTCGGTGTTCCGCTGGGAATCTGGACCGGACGAAACGATAAGGCGGCTAAAGTGATCCGGCCGGTTTTGGACCTGATGCAGACGATGCCCGCTTTTGTCTATTTGATTCCGGCTGTCCTGTTTTTCGGACTGGGACCTGTTCCGGGCGCTTTTGCCACCGTGATATTTGCCATGCCTCCGGTTGTCCGTCTTACCGACTTGGGGATCCGTCAGGTTCCGGAAGATATTGTAGAGGCGACTCGTTCGTTTGGGGCCACTTCGGGACAGCTTCTTTTTAAAGTTCAGCTCCCGTTGGCTTTACCGACCATTATGGCAGGAGTGAACCAGACAATCATGATGGCTCTGTCTATGGTTGTGATTGCGGCTATGATCTCGGCCGGCGGGTTAGGTGAGATCGTATTGAAAGGAATCACACAAATGAAAATCGGACTTGGTTTTGAAGGCGGCATAGCCGTCGTGATTCTGGCGATTGTCCTGGATCGTATTACACAGGGCTTTGTCCGTAGAAAGTAA
- a CDS encoding glycine betaine ABC transporter substrate-binding protein, with product MRRLIIIINLSLIVAFMMMFADCSNSSKDRKQVSIGYVNWSEGIAMSYLAKVMLESKGYDVMLRNADIAPVFVSMAAGKVDVFMDAWLPATHADYIRKYGDNLEALGVAYKNARMGLVVPSYVTIRSIEELNEHKEKFRNEIIGIDVGAGLMNETERVIREYPVELTLKPSSGATMVAFLQKSIENKEWIVVTGWTPHWMFSRYDLKFLDDPQKQYGDAEHIQIMATKGFSDKDPYAAAFFRNFALDNDQLSELMDLVEAYPMHEEEGAKIWLSEHPEVNEFFPTFAEE from the coding sequence ATGAGAAGATTGATTATCATTATAAATTTATCCCTTATTGTAGCCTTCATGATGATGTTTGCTGATTGCAGCAATTCCTCGAAAGACAGAAAACAGGTCTCGATCGGTTATGTAAATTGGTCGGAAGGGATTGCTATGAGCTATCTGGCGAAAGTCATGCTTGAGAGCAAGGGCTATGACGTGATGCTGCGAAATGCGGATATCGCGCCGGTCTTTGTTTCGATGGCGGCTGGTAAAGTCGATGTTTTTATGGATGCATGGCTTCCGGCTACACATGCCGATTATATAAGGAAATATGGCGATAACTTGGAAGCGTTAGGAGTAGCCTATAAAAATGCCAGGATGGGGCTGGTAGTCCCTTCGTATGTCACGATCCGTTCCATAGAAGAATTGAATGAGCATAAAGAGAAGTTCCGTAATGAGATTATCGGTATCGACGTTGGGGCTGGCCTGATGAATGAGACTGAGCGTGTCATCCGGGAATATCCGGTCGAGTTGACGCTGAAACCTTCGAGCGGAGCGACAATGGTCGCATTCCTCCAGAAATCGATCGAAAACAAGGAATGGATCGTAGTAACCGGCTGGACTCCTCACTGGATGTTCTCCCGCTACGATCTGAAATTTCTGGATGATCCGCAGAAACAGTACGGCGATGCCGAACACATTCAGATTATGGCTACCAAAGGCTTCTCTGATAAAGATCCGTATGCAGCCGCTTTTTTCCGGAACTTTGCTCTCGATAATGACCAATTGAGCGAATTGATGGATTTGGTGGAGGCTTATCCTATGCACGAGGAAGAAGGTGCTAAAATTTGGTTATCGGAACATCCGGAAGTGAATGAATTTTTTCCTACATTCGCAGAAGAGTAG
- a CDS encoding GDSL-type esterase/lipase family protein — MKDIRKVIGLLLCMTISCYMMGEEKKNLNIVFIGNSITQGALLENPRREAPPVKAALYLRRQPSVGTVRYSNQGVSGSTTLDFLPQTDLLFPKVVQVADQFKDETWATLIFSIMLGTNDSAITGPSGAPASPAKYYENMKTIVDKLLALYPKCKIVLHRPVWYSPNTYNGAKYLEEGLNRLQSYYPELQALVLDYSKRFPGQVFMGDTDGFDYFKAHYKSELFPEKGNAGTFYLHPNRKGASALGELWGKAMLKAIDN; from the coding sequence ATGAAGGATATCCGGAAAGTTATAGGTTTGTTGTTGTGTATGACAATCAGTTGTTATATGATGGGAGAGGAAAAGAAAAATCTGAATATAGTATTTATCGGAAACAGCATAACGCAAGGGGCTTTGTTGGAAAATCCGAGACGTGAGGCGCCCCCTGTGAAGGCTGCTTTATATCTGCGCAGGCAACCGTCTGTCGGAACTGTCCGTTATTCCAACCAGGGGGTAAGCGGAAGTACGACTCTTGATTTTTTACCTCAAACCGATTTGCTATTTCCGAAGGTGGTTCAGGTTGCCGACCAGTTCAAAGATGAAACGTGGGCGACTTTGATCTTTTCCATTATGCTTGGGACGAATGACAGTGCTATTACAGGGCCAAGTGGGGCTCCGGCTTCGCCTGCCAAGTATTATGAGAATATGAAAACGATTGTTGATAAGTTGCTTGCACTCTATCCGAAATGCAAGATCGTATTGCACCGGCCGGTATGGTATAGCCCCAATACATACAACGGAGCCAAATATCTGGAAGAAGGGTTGAATCGTTTGCAAAGTTATTATCCTGAATTACAGGCATTGGTTCTCGATTATTCCAAACGTTTTCCCGGACAGGTCTTTATGGGGGATACAGATGGTTTCGATTATTTCAAGGCACATTATAAAAGTGAGCTTTTCCCCGAAAAAGGAAATGCAGGAACTTTCTATCTGCATCCTAACCGGAAAGGGGCTTCTGCTTTGGGAGAGCTGTGGGGGAAAGCGATGCTTAAAGCAATTGACAATTAA
- a CDS encoding ferritin produces MILSKKLSEAFNAQVNAEMWSSNLYLSMSVHFQKLGLNGFAHWMKKQAEEEMEHAHKMIDFAIDRGGDITIGQINVVPTAWGSVTELFEHVYKHECYVSELIDKMVDIAEEEKDHASRDFLFWFVREQVEEESTAKGIVDQLKNYGECHVGILDHRLGKR; encoded by the coding sequence ATGATTTTAAGCAAGAAATTATCTGAAGCATTTAACGCACAGGTAAATGCAGAAATGTGGTCATCCAATTTGTATCTGTCCATGTCCGTGCATTTCCAAAAATTGGGATTAAACGGTTTCGCTCACTGGATGAAAAAACAAGCTGAAGAAGAAATGGAACACGCCCACAAAATGATCGACTTCGCTATCGACCGTGGCGGTGACATCACAATCGGCCAGATCAATGTCGTTCCTACCGCATGGGGCAGCGTCACAGAATTATTCGAACACGTTTACAAACATGAATGCTACGTTTCTGAACTGATCGACAAAATGGTCGATATCGCAGAAGAAGAAAAAGACCATGCCTCAAGAGACTTCCTCTTCTGGTTCGTTCGCGAACAGGTAGAAGAAGAATCTACAGCCAAAGGAATCGTAGATCAGTTGAAGAACTATGGCGAATGCCACGTCGGTATCCTTGACCACAGATTGGGCAAAAGATAA
- a CDS encoding Hsp20/alpha crystallin family protein, whose product MTPMRRSQNWLPYVFNDLFDNDWMIKANSTAPAINVIESEKDYRVEVAAPGMTKDDFNIRIDENDNLVVSMEKKEEKNEEKKEGRYLRREFSYSKFQQTMVLPENAEKEKIEAKVENGVLNIIIPKMSEEAAKKAEKIIEIK is encoded by the coding sequence ATGACACCGATGAGAAGAAGTCAAAATTGGTTACCGTATGTATTCAATGATTTATTTGACAATGACTGGATGATTAAAGCAAACTCTACAGCTCCAGCCATCAATGTGATTGAATCGGAAAAGGACTATCGAGTAGAAGTTGCTGCTCCGGGCATGACAAAAGACGATTTCAACATCCGTATCGACGAGAACGACAACCTGGTCGTATCGATGGAGAAAAAAGAAGAAAAGAACGAAGAAAAGAAAGAAGGGCGCTATCTGAGACGTGAATTCTCCTATAGCAAATTCCAGCAAACAATGGTTCTTCCCGAAAATGCAGAGAAAGAGAAGATCGAAGCAAAAGTCGAGAATGGTGTGTTAAACATCATCATTCCGAAAATGAGCGAGGAAGCAGCCAAGAAAGCTGAAAAGATTATCGAAATCAAATAA
- the fucP gene encoding L-fucose:H+ symporter permease, with protein sequence MKKNNQKTLFSAPDGKSYLVPFILITSLFLLWGFAHGLLDVLNKHFQGVFTMTKAESGLVQFSTYIAYFLMALPAGMFMKRFGYKKGIILGLCLFAVGAFAFIPAAYLHSASPFLIALFVIACGLCILETAANPYSTILGPEESGAQRLNLSQSFNGLGWILGPLVGGMLIFGGAEDDPFTLTKPYILVGSVVLLVAILFFFTKLPEVQEETDKEEKMIAPVSGTASMWRHPQFIRAIIAQFCYCAAQTGIFSFFINYVTEVDTSMTNIEASRILAFGGMALFMIGRLSGSFTMRWMSPARLLTWFALADAVCMALVVVSVGTVSLYALYLSFFFMSIMFPTIFALGLEGMGSYTKKASSYIVMGVAGGAFAPMLMGYIGADNMAVGFVIPLLSFLYILYFALRCKRE encoded by the coding sequence ATGAAAAAGAATAATCAGAAAACTTTGTTTTCCGCTCCTGACGGGAAATCTTATCTTGTCCCGTTTATATTGATCACCAGCCTGTTCTTATTGTGGGGTTTTGCTCATGGTCTGTTGGACGTATTGAATAAGCATTTTCAAGGTGTCTTTACGATGACGAAGGCGGAGAGCGGTCTTGTGCAGTTCTCCACTTATATCGCTTACTTTCTGATGGCGCTTCCTGCCGGTATGTTTATGAAGCGGTTCGGATATAAGAAAGGGATTATTTTAGGGTTATGCCTGTTTGCGGTTGGTGCGTTTGCTTTTATTCCGGCAGCTTATCTGCATTCAGCCTCTCCGTTTCTGATAGCCCTTTTTGTCATTGCCTGCGGGCTTTGTATTCTGGAAACGGCAGCTAACCCTTATTCCACGATTCTGGGACCAGAGGAATCGGGGGCTCAGCGCTTGAACCTTTCCCAATCGTTTAACGGATTAGGCTGGATATTGGGACCTTTGGTAGGAGGAATGTTGATTTTCGGAGGGGCGGAAGATGATCCGTTTACTTTGACGAAACCCTATATATTGGTCGGTTCGGTCGTTTTGCTGGTCGCCATACTTTTCTTTTTTACAAAACTGCCTGAAGTGCAGGAGGAAACGGACAAAGAGGAAAAGATGATTGCTCCTGTGTCCGGTACTGCTTCGATGTGGAGACATCCGCAATTTATCCGGGCTATTATTGCACAGTTCTGCTATTGTGCCGCCCAGACGGGGATTTTCAGTTTCTTCATTAATTATGTGACGGAAGTCGATACTTCCATGACGAATATCGAGGCTTCGCGTATTTTGGCTTTTGGAGGAATGGCTTTGTTTATGATAGGCCGTCTGTCTGGTAGTTTTACGATGAGGTGGATGTCTCCGGCCCGTCTTCTGACATGGTTCGCTTTGGCAGATGCTGTCTGTATGGCGTTGGTCGTCGTGTCTGTCGGTACGGTTTCTTTGTATGCGCTCTATCTTTCTTTTTTCTTTATGTCCATTATGTTTCCGACAATCTTTGCACTCGGCTTGGAAGGTATGGGTTCCTATACGAAGAAAGCTTCCTCTTATATCGTTATGGGAGTAGCAGGCGGAGCCTTTGCTCCAATGCTGATGGGATATATCGGAGCCGATAACATGGCGGTTGGGTTTGTGATTCCATTGTTGTCTTTCCTGTATATTCTATATTTTGCTTTGCGGTGCAAGAGGGAATAA
- a CDS encoding OmpA family protein, producing the protein MKKVLLVAVSALLVCTSCVTKKKYLLAENGRLEAIARGDDLQNQLVNCRDNNDGLTSRLTALERDTTRMGKNIRNYQNMLSTNMTEQEKLNSLLSQKMSELDERERTINELQDMINAQTERVQNLLNSVKDALLGFSSDELTVREKDGKVYVAMSDKLLFESGSARVDKRGKEALAKLAEVLNKQSDIDVYIEGHTDSKPINTAQFKDNWDLSVIRATSVVRILTKDYGVKPLQIQPCGRGEFMPVDDNETADGRAKNRRTEIIMAPKLDKLYQMLNQ; encoded by the coding sequence ATGAAAAAAGTTCTATTAGTTGCAGTCTCCGCACTGCTTGTCTGCACTTCTTGTGTAACAAAGAAAAAGTATCTGCTGGCCGAGAACGGACGTCTGGAAGCCATTGCCCGGGGAGACGATCTGCAGAACCAGCTTGTGAACTGCCGCGACAACAACGACGGTCTCACTTCGCGTCTTACCGCACTTGAACGGGATACCACCCGCATGGGCAAGAACATCCGCAACTATCAAAATATGCTCAGCACAAACATGACGGAGCAGGAAAAATTGAATTCACTCCTAAGCCAGAAAATGAGCGAACTGGATGAACGCGAACGTACGATCAACGAACTACAGGATATGATCAATGCACAGACCGAACGAGTACAGAACTTGCTCAACAGCGTAAAGGATGCGCTTCTGGGGTTTAGCAGCGACGAACTGACCGTCCGCGAAAAAGATGGGAAAGTCTATGTTGCCATGTCGGACAAACTTCTTTTCGAATCGGGAAGCGCCCGTGTCGACAAGCGTGGCAAGGAGGCTTTGGCCAAACTCGCTGAGGTCCTCAACAAGCAATCCGATATCGACGTGTATATCGAAGGACACACTGACAGCAAGCCGATCAACACCGCCCAATTCAAAGATAACTGGGATCTCAGTGTCATCCGCGCTACCTCGGTCGTCCGCATCCTGACAAAAGACTACGGTGTCAAGCCTTTGCAGATACAACCTTGCGGCCGTGGCGAATTCATGCCTGTCGACGACAACGAAACTGCCGACGGCCGTGCCAAAAACCGTCGTACAGAAATCATCATGGCTCCGAAACTGGATAAGTTATACCAGATGTTGAACCAGTAA
- a CDS encoding sigma-54-dependent transcriptional regulator, producing MGKVLIIDDEKQILSLLSRIIGLEGYDVFQAASCKAGIKQLEQNDPEVVLCDVCLPDGSGVELVTELKRLRPLSEVILLTAHGNIPDGVQAIKNGAFDYITKGDDNNKILPLIAKAMEKATAAYQQQKAVGTAVGKQYSFATVIGRSPAIQEAVSLARKVAATDVPVLLTGETGTGKEVFAQSIHQYSSRSDKTFVAINCSSFSRDLLESEMFGHKAGAFTGALKETKGLFEEADNGTIFLDEIGEMAFDLQAKLLRILETGEFLKIGDTKPIKVNVRVIAATNRDLAKEIADGHFREDLFYRLSVFQIHLPPLRERVDDIPLHVEAFVSALSSKMGKTIRTISPDYIRILKRYPWKGNVRELRNVVERSLIISDGDTLAADTLPLAMQTPQANTEGNYSGFDLSGVEKMHIQKVLKYTNGNKTETSRLLGIGLTTLYRKIEEYGL from the coding sequence ATGGGAAAAGTATTGATTATCGACGATGAGAAGCAAATTTTAAGCCTGCTGTCCCGTATTATCGGGCTGGAAGGCTATGATGTGTTCCAGGCCGCCAGCTGTAAAGCGGGCATCAAACAGCTCGAACAGAATGATCCCGAAGTGGTGCTCTGCGATGTCTGCCTGCCAGACGGGAGCGGAGTGGAGCTTGTCACCGAACTGAAACGTCTGCGTCCCCTTTCGGAAGTGATTTTGCTTACGGCCCACGGTAATATCCCCGATGGCGTGCAAGCTATCAAGAACGGAGCGTTCGACTATATCACCAAAGGCGATGACAACAATAAAATCCTCCCTCTGATCGCGAAAGCGATGGAAAAGGCGACTGCTGCCTACCAGCAGCAGAAAGCTGTCGGGACTGCTGTTGGCAAACAGTATTCGTTTGCCACTGTCATCGGCCGTTCACCTGCCATACAGGAGGCTGTCTCATTGGCACGCAAGGTTGCCGCAACGGATGTTCCCGTCCTGCTCACCGGCGAGACCGGGACCGGCAAGGAGGTGTTTGCCCAGTCCATCCATCAGTATAGTTCCCGTAGCGATAAAACCTTTGTCGCCATCAACTGTTCCTCTTTCAGCCGCGACCTGTTGGAAAGCGAGATGTTCGGTCACAAGGCAGGAGCTTTCACCGGTGCACTCAAAGAGACGAAAGGCCTGTTCGAAGAAGCCGACAACGGCACGATCTTCCTCGATGAGATCGGCGAGATGGCGTTCGATCTTCAGGCTAAGCTGCTCCGTATTCTCGAAACCGGCGAGTTTCTCAAGATCGGCGATACGAAGCCTATCAAAGTGAATGTGCGCGTGATAGCCGCCACCAACCGCGACCTGGCAAAAGAAATTGCCGATGGACATTTTCGCGAGGACTTGTTTTACAGGCTTTCTGTTTTCCAGATTCACCTGCCGCCACTCCGTGAACGGGTGGACGACATCCCTTTGCATGTCGAGGCGTTTGTCTCCGCACTGTCTTCCAAGATGGGAAAGACCATCCGCACGATCTCGCCGGACTATATCCGCATTCTGAAACGGTACCCCTGGAAAGGGAATGTCCGCGAACTGCGCAATGTCGTGGAGCGCAGCCTTATTATTTCCGACGGCGACACCTTGGCGGCGGATACCCTGCCGCTCGCAATGCAGACCCCTCAAGCCAATACCGAAGGCAACTATTCCGGCTTCGACCTCAGCGGCGTCGAGAAGATGCATATTCAAAAGGTATTGAAATATACCAATGGCAATAAAACGGAAACCTCCCGTTTATTAGGTATCGGCCTGACAACCCTCTACCGGAAGATAGAGGAATACGGGTTGTAA
- a CDS encoding potassium-transporting ATPase subunit F: protein MFAALFVLCLVIFGYLLYVLVKPEKF, encoded by the coding sequence ATGTTTGCAGCACTGTTTGTACTCTGCTTGGTTATCTTCGGGTATCTGCTTTATGTATTGGTGAAGCCCGAAAAGTTTTAA
- the kdpA gene encoding potassium-transporting ATPase subunit KdpA, whose product MNTELIGSIAQIVLMVVLAYPLGKYIAKVYKGEKTCLDFLAPVERWIFKICGINPNEEMNWKSFLKALLTINLFWFFWGMLLLWTQQYLPLNPDGNGGQSSHLSFNTCISFMVNCNLQHYSGESGLTYFTQLFVIMLFQFITAATGMAALAGIFKAMAAKTTNTIGNFWNLLLKSCTRILLPMSLIVGFILIIEGTPMGFDGKMKLTTLEGNEQLISQGPAAAVIPIKQLGTNGGGYFGVNSSHPLENPTYLTNMVECWSILILPMAMVFALGFYLKRKKLSYTIFGVMLFAYLASVGINTYYETKGNPMISQMGIDQGAGAMEGKETRLGPAATALWSCTTTVTSNGSVNGMHDSTMPLSGMMEMLNMQINTWFGGVGVGFMNYYAFLIIAVFISGLMVGRTPEFLGKKVEAREMKIATIVALTHPFVILIGTAVACYYWVYNPAFVEAEGGWLNNPGFHGFSEMLYEYTSASANNGSGFEGLGDNTYFWNFTTGLALIISRYLPIVGQVAIAGLLAQKKFIPESAGTLKTDTVTFAVMTFCVIFIVAALSFFPALTLGPIAEYFSIYM is encoded by the coding sequence ATGAATACAGAATTAATAGGAAGTATTGCGCAGATCGTACTCATGGTCGTTCTGGCTTATCCGCTGGGTAAGTATATCGCAAAAGTATATAAAGGGGAGAAGACATGCCTCGATTTTCTTGCCCCGGTGGAAAGATGGATCTTTAAAATATGCGGGATCAATCCGAACGAGGAAATGAACTGGAAAAGTTTCTTGAAAGCGTTGCTGACCATCAATCTTTTTTGGTTTTTTTGGGGAATGCTCTTGCTGTGGACACAACAATACCTGCCTCTCAACCCCGATGGCAATGGGGGGCAGTCGTCACACCTGTCGTTCAATACCTGCATCAGTTTTATGGTCAATTGTAATCTCCAGCACTATAGTGGGGAAAGCGGACTGACCTATTTTACCCAGTTGTTCGTGATCATGCTCTTCCAGTTTATCACGGCAGCTACCGGGATGGCCGCCCTTGCCGGAATCTTCAAGGCGATGGCCGCCAAGACAACCAATACGATTGGTAACTTCTGGAACCTGCTGTTGAAAAGTTGCACCCGTATTCTGTTGCCGATGTCGCTTATTGTCGGGTTCATCCTTATTATTGAAGGAACACCGATGGGATTCGACGGAAAGATGAAGCTGACGACATTGGAGGGTAACGAGCAACTGATCTCGCAAGGTCCTGCCGCCGCTGTCATACCGATTAAACAGTTGGGAACCAACGGAGGAGGTTATTTCGGAGTGAACTCGTCACATCCGCTTGAAAACCCGACTTACCTGACCAATATGGTAGAGTGCTGGTCGATCCTGATTCTCCCGATGGCAATGGTCTTTGCGTTGGGATTCTATCTGAAAAGAAAAAAGTTGTCTTACACGATTTTCGGGGTTATGCTTTTTGCTTACCTCGCCAGCGTAGGGATCAACACCTATTACGAAACGAAAGGTAATCCCATGATCTCCCAGATGGGGATTGACCAGGGAGCCGGCGCGATGGAAGGAAAGGAGACTCGCCTCGGTCCGGCGGCAACGGCCCTGTGGAGTTGTACGACGACAGTCACCTCAAACGGTTCCGTCAACGGGATGCACGACAGTACGATGCCGCTCAGCGGGATGATGGAGATGTTGAATATGCAAATAAACACCTGGTTCGGAGGTGTGGGCGTAGGGTTCATGAATTACTATGCTTTTCTGATTATCGCCGTGTTTATTAGTGGCTTGATGGTCGGTCGTACTCCGGAATTTTTAGGAAAGAAGGTGGAGGCGCGCGAGATGAAGATTGCAACGATCGTGGCACTGACACATCCGTTCGTGATCCTGATCGGGACAGCTGTCGCTTGCTATTATTGGGTGTATAATCCGGCCTTTGTGGAAGCGGAGGGAGGTTGGTTGAATAATCCCGGTTTCCACGGTTTCAGCGAGATGCTTTACGAATATACTTCTGCCTCCGCCAACAACGGATCAGGTTTCGAGGGACTCGGCGACAACACCTATTTCTGGAATTTTACGACAGGCTTGGCGCTGATCATCTCCCGTTACCTTCCGATTGTCGGACAGGTGGCGATTGCCGGACTATTGGCACAGAAGAAGTTTATCCCCGAAAGTGCAGGGACTTTGAAAACGGACACCGTGACATTTGCCGTGATGACATTCTGTGTGATCTTTATCGTGGCTGCCCTGTCTTTCTTCCCTGCACTGACGTTGGGACCGATCGCGGAGTATTTTAGCATCTATATGTAA